A region from the Armatimonadota bacterium genome encodes:
- a CDS encoding hexose kinase, whose protein sequence is MLLTVTPNAAIDRTYMFGAFRLNQVNRPTDMRVSAGGKGINVARVFHRLGGSVATTGFLAGEAGHAIQAWIEEEGLHPAFEWLPGESRTCITAMSRKGSTQTELNECGPDAQQASGRLLARIERMTRDLPADTVALCGSLPENAPESLFADAVCLVQAAGRRAVVDTSAPSLTSCLAAKPWVVKVNRIEAERALGIAIAPGVAAELARAARELRLHGARIAVVTDGGAGAALACSAGTWFAAPPTIRFKSAVGSGDAFFAGLLFSISAAPEADSACQALQLATAAGAANAEVIGSGFCTRRRILTLLPRVNVVRCPQPMSA, encoded by the coding sequence ATGCTGCTCACCGTCACTCCGAACGCCGCCATCGATCGGACGTACATGTTCGGCGCATTTCGGCTGAACCAGGTAAATCGCCCCACCGATATGCGGGTAAGCGCCGGCGGCAAAGGGATCAATGTGGCGCGCGTGTTTCATCGGCTTGGCGGATCAGTTGCCACCACGGGGTTTCTCGCCGGTGAGGCCGGCCATGCCATTCAAGCGTGGATCGAGGAGGAGGGTCTTCATCCAGCGTTCGAGTGGCTGCCTGGAGAATCGCGGACGTGCATCACGGCGATGTCACGCAAGGGCTCCACGCAGACCGAGTTGAACGAGTGCGGGCCGGATGCGCAGCAGGCCTCGGGGCGACTGCTGGCGCGGATCGAGCGGATGACTCGGGACCTTCCGGCAGATACCGTGGCGCTGTGCGGCAGTCTGCCCGAAAATGCGCCCGAGAGCCTTTTTGCCGACGCGGTCTGCCTGGTGCAGGCGGCCGGCCGGCGCGCGGTGGTGGATACGAGCGCACCCTCCCTCACAAGCTGCCTCGCCGCAAAACCCTGGGTTGTCAAAGTAAACCGCATTGAGGCAGAGCGCGCGCTGGGAATTGCAATCGCGCCGGGCGTGGCGGCGGAACTGGCCCGGGCAGCCCGTGAACTGCGGCTCCATGGCGCCAGGATCGCGGTGGTCACGGATGGCGGCGCCGGCGCGGCCCTTGCATGCAGTGCGGGTACATGGTTTGCGGCGCCGCCCACGATACGCTTCAAGTCCGCAGTCGGCTCGGGTGATGCATTTTTTGCGGGTCTTCTATTCTCGATCAGCGCGGCGCCGGAGGCGGATAGCGCCTGCCAGGCGCTCCAGCTGGCCACAGCCGCCGGCGCAGCCAACGCCGAGGTGATCGGTTCGGGATTCTGCACGCGGCGGCGGATACTCACTCTGCTGCCACGTGTGAACGTAGTGCGGTGCCCACAGCCTATGTCTGCGTAA
- a CDS encoding SDR family oxidoreductase encodes MDVRLDGKRALVTGGNSGIGNAIVLALANAGAQVGINYVVNPGAAQDLVNQIEAKQGKALPLQADVSDPAQVQAMFEAMDTAWGGIDILVNNAGIDGPRAMAWESDVAAWRKVLEVNLFGAYYCSREALKRMTAQKSGVVLGISSVHEQIAWSGYSAYTASKSAGGMLTKTLAQEAAPFGVRVLSLGPGAIRTPINQAVWSNPTTLKDLDAKVPLGRIGEPHEIANVAVTLVSDVASYVTGCTVFVDGGMTDYPDFAHGG; translated from the coding sequence ATGGATGTGCGCCTGGACGGGAAGCGGGCTCTGGTTACCGGCGGCAATTCCGGAATCGGCAACGCCATTGTTCTGGCGCTGGCGAATGCCGGCGCACAGGTTGGCATCAACTATGTGGTGAATCCAGGCGCGGCGCAGGACCTCGTCAACCAGATCGAAGCCAAACAGGGCAAGGCGCTTCCGCTGCAGGCCGATGTCTCGGATCCCGCCCAGGTGCAGGCGATGTTCGAGGCGATGGATACCGCCTGGGGCGGCATCGATATCCTGGTCAACAACGCCGGCATCGATGGTCCGCGCGCCATGGCATGGGAGTCGGACGTGGCCGCATGGCGCAAAGTGCTGGAGGTGAACCTTTTCGGCGCGTACTACTGCTCGCGTGAAGCGCTCAAACGCATGACCGCGCAGAAGAGTGGCGTTGTGCTGGGCATCAGCTCCGTTCATGAGCAGATTGCCTGGTCCGGCTACAGCGCCTACACGGCGTCGAAGTCTGCCGGCGGTATGCTGACGAAAACCCTCGCGCAGGAGGCGGCGCCGTTTGGAGTGCGCGTGCTGTCATTAGGGCCCGGCGCCATACGTACGCCGATCAATCAGGCAGTCTGGAGCAACCCGACCACGCTGAAGGATCTCGACGCCAAAGTACCGCTGGGCCGCATCGGCGAGCCACACGAAATTGCGAACGTCGCGGTCACGCTCGTCTCGGACGTAGCCTCGTATGTAACCGGCTGCACGGTTTTTGTGGATGGCGGCATGACCGACTATCCCGACTTCGCCCACGGCGGATAA
- a CDS encoding acetylxylan esterase: protein MPLIDMPLDQLLTYEGRNPRPADHAAYWDTALAEMRATKPEPVLHAVPNPSSAVEAFDLTFTGVGGSRIYAKYMRPARIAGPRPAVLMFHGYSGSSGDWLEKVAYAASGYCVAAMDCRGQGGRSEDLGGTRGNTLRGHIIRGLDDEPSRMLYRQIFLDTAQLARVVMEFDEVDATRVGATGASQGGGLTLACAALTPEIRRAAPVYPFLCDYQRVWEMDLATNAYDELRTWFRMFDPTHARQDEIFLRLGYIDVQHLADRIKAQVCMITGLMDTICPPSTQYAAFNKMRCEKDVLIYPDFGHEGIPGAGDRCFEFLAGL from the coding sequence ATGCCCCTGATTGACATGCCTCTGGATCAGCTGCTCACCTACGAGGGACGCAACCCCCGGCCCGCGGATCACGCCGCGTACTGGGATACCGCGTTGGCGGAAATGCGCGCCACGAAACCCGAGCCTGTACTGCACGCGGTTCCAAATCCCTCCTCTGCCGTGGAGGCGTTTGACCTCACGTTCACCGGGGTTGGCGGATCGCGGATCTATGCCAAGTATATGCGGCCGGCGCGCATTGCCGGACCGCGGCCCGCGGTGCTGATGTTCCACGGCTATTCCGGAAGCAGTGGAGACTGGCTGGAAAAGGTGGCTTATGCCGCCAGCGGATACTGTGTAGCAGCGATGGATTGCCGGGGACAGGGAGGGCGCTCGGAAGATTTGGGAGGAACGCGAGGAAACACTCTGCGCGGCCATATAATCCGCGGTCTCGACGACGAACCCTCCAGGATGCTGTACCGCCAGATCTTCTTGGATACGGCGCAGCTTGCCCGCGTTGTGATGGAGTTCGACGAGGTGGACGCCACGCGGGTCGGCGCCACCGGCGCCTCGCAAGGCGGTGGTTTGACGCTGGCCTGCGCCGCACTGACGCCGGAAATCCGGCGCGCCGCCCCGGTCTATCCGTTCCTCTGCGACTACCAACGCGTGTGGGAGATGGACCTCGCGACCAACGCGTACGATGAGCTGCGGACCTGGTTCAGGATGTTCGATCCAACGCACGCACGGCAGGACGAGATCTTCCTGCGGCTGGGCTACATCGACGTGCAGCATCTGGCGGACCGTATCAAGGCGCAAGTATGCATGATTACCGGGCTCATGGATACGATCTGCCCGCCATCAACCCAGTACGCCGCGTTTAACAAGATGCGGTGCGAAAAGGATGTTCTCATCTATCCCGATTTCGGGCACGAGGGCATACCTGGCGCGGGAGACCGGTGCTTTGAGTTTCTCGCCGGCCTTTAG